TTCTTTATTAAAAAAACCGGTACTCTATCCAGTAACTATCGCCTATAATGCTTCATAAATGTGAATGCCCGGTATATTTGCTTTTGCTGCCTGTATCATGGATTGAGCTACATGCTTTGCTTCCACAGGTGCGTACTTTTTTAACGGTCCCTTCAGTATATAGGATAATGGCTTTGCACATCGTTGTGCAATATCTTCCGCAAAACGCCTTTCATCTCTTTGTCCAAGGAGAAGCGAAGGTCTGAATATATGCACTGCTGTAAATGGAATTGAAGCCACATCGTTTTCCATCTGTCCTTTTATTCTATTATAAAAAAACAGCGAATGGGGATGAGCCCCAACTGCACTGACAACCAAAAATTGTTTTGCCCCCTGCGTATGTGCTAATTTAGCTGCTTTCACTACATACTCGTAATCAACCTGTTTAAATGCTTCTTTTGAGCCTGCTTTTTTCATTGTTGTGCCCAGGCAGCAAAAGACATCGTCAACGGCAAATACATTGGCTACCGTTTCAAGATTATTAAAATCAGCAATATATTGAGTGACTGTACTGGCCTGTAGTTGCAGCTTTCGCCGTGTTATCACATGTATAGCAGAGTAATCATTATCATTTGTGAGCAACGATAGAAGGTTTGAGCCAACAAGACCAGTTGCACCCAGCACACACGCTTTTTTATTCATAGTAGTAATGAAATAAATAATTGCAATAAAGTCAACTAAAAATGAAAATTATGGGCACCTCTAAAAACCGCTTTCAACATTATAAATGTAATAAAAGAAAACGGTTTTATCCAATATATTGTGCCCAAAAGGGAACATCCAAAAAAATAATTTTTATAAGTTCCCTTATTTTTTATAAAGCTTTATTTTTGGCAGGATGAAAGGGGTTGTTGTTTTATAATGTATATAGTCACTACCAAATTTGCGCACCAGTTCTTTTTCCTCAAAAAACGCATCATAGAGTATATGAAAAAGAACTACTGCTAACAATAGTGCTGCAGCTATACCATGGTTAATAATAATGCCGGCACCTGTATAATACATCGTCAGGCCCAGTGTCATGGGATTGCGGCAAAACCTGTAAGGTCCTGTAACTATAAGTTTTTGAGGGCCAAGCAAGGGGACAGGTGTTCCTTTACCTATGGTTATTTGTACAATAACAGCCCATGAAGAAATTAACAATCCAATTATTCCCACGACAACGCCTATACCGGCAAGCTCAGTGGTATCAAACGGTATCGGTATAATTTTAAATGAAAATAGTGCGATAATTACCGGTAGTAGTATAATCCAAAAAATAACACCAGCTATCGTTATAATAATTTTAAAGATCCCCACTCCATAATCCTTTCAATATACAATTTTTAGCCACAAAAGCGTACTTCCCGTATAGCATATGAGATAGTAACCATATATAAAAGTTAATAATGAATAAGCTCTTCTGGATTAATTGATTGCTTACCTTTATATACTTCATAGTGAAGATGTGGTCCGGTTGCTCTTCCGGTAGCACCGACAGTTCCTATTTGATCTCCCTGCTGTACAACATCACCAACTTTTACCAGACGCTTTTGCAGATGTGCATATAATGTTTTTGTATTGTTTTCATGTTCAATGATGATGCAATTACCATAGCCATTACTCATATACTGTGATGTAACCACTGAGCCAGTTGCGCTTGCAACTACTTTAGTTCCTTTTGGAGCAGCTATGTCTATTCCTTTATGAAATGAATATTTTTTGGTGACAGGATTTTCCCTGTATCCATATTTACTTGTCATTTTTCCTTTTGTGGGGGCAATGAATGTTTCTTCTTTGCCTTTCTTGCCTTCTTCTTGTTTTTTCTCAGGTATAATTTCTTTTTTTGCATATTCATCGTGGTCAACCACATCGGTAGCTTGAGAAGGTTCAACAGGGACTATAAGTTTTTCATCTCCACCAACATTTGCATTTATTTCTTTCATCAATGCATGTATTTTTTTTATGATTGCTTCCTTCTTTTCAACATCAGATGCATACTGCTGTTTAACTTTTTCAGTATCAGCATGTTTTTGCTTAACTACAGAAGCTTGAATAGTTGCTACCATTGTAATAAGTATAAAGATAATCCATTTTTTATTCATAGCGTATTGATCTCCTTTTTTAAAAATGGAATTGAGTGCAAAATGTAACCCTTATGAACAAATGCTGTTGTTATCCTGATGAGTTTCTTCTCTATTGGGACGACGAAGGATCAGGCCATTTTAATATTTGCTAACCTTCGCTTTCAGCTCAGGATGACACATCAACTACCCAGTCATAGTTAGCTTCTATACATTCGGGACGTAACAATAGCATTTACGTGCCAAAAAAACTGTTCCCTTTTGCTAAACGTAGCAACTTCCTTTTTACATATAGGTGATAGTGTGATAGTTTCAAGGTCAACTACTGTATATTTTCGGAAGTAATGAAGAAAAGACTTACTGTGCAAGGACTTCATTAATTACTTTTATTATCTCTTCAATTTTGTATGGTTTTGCAATAACACCTTTGAATCCATATTCTTTAAAGTGTGACATTACAGGATCATTGGAATAACCGCTTGAAACAATAACTTTTGCACCAGGATTTATTTCCAAGATTTCCTGTACAGCCTGTACACCACCCATGGCTCCGGGAACGGTTAAATCCATAATAATAAGGTCATATGGGTTGCCTGATGTAATTGATGCTTTGTACTTTACAATTGCCTTTTCACCGGTTTCGACCCAATCAACTTCAAATCCATAAATATCAAGCATATGGGAAGCAACCTCATAGATTGTAAAATCATCATCCATGAGTAGTATCCTCCCTCCTGGAGGAGCAATGTGTGATTCATGGTCTTTATGGTTATGAATGCTTTTTTCTGTAGCATGGAGATAGATTATAAACTCTGAGCCTTTGTCAACTTCTGAATGTACTTCAATATGGCCACCATGTCTTTTAATAATTGAAAAACTTGTAGCAAGTCCCAATCCACTGCCACGTTCCTTAGTTGTAAAAAAAGGATCAAATATTCGTGATAAATTTTCTTTTGGGATACCAATCCCTTCGTCCTTTACTGTTATCCTAATATAATTACCAGGTAACAGTGGTTTTTGTTGAGTACCATCATATACAACATTTTCAGTTTTAATAGTAATAACCCCTCCCTTAGGCATGGATTGTGCTGCATTAATGATTAAATTCTGAAATACCTGACTCATTTGCCCCACATCTACTTCACAATTCCACATATCAGGTTGTATTTCAAAATTACACCTTACACTGGAACCTGAAAGTACAAACTGTGCTGTGTCCCTGATTACCTGCTCCAGTGAAGTTACTTCTTTTATTGGCTCTCCACCCTTAGAAAATGTTAAAAGCTGCTTGGTAAGGTCAGCTGCTCTCTGCGCTGCGTTTTCAATGCGTTCTATATATTTTTGGTATAATTCTATATCAGTAAGTTTTACTTTCAATATTGAAAGATTACCAATGATTGATGTTA
This Spirochaetota bacterium DNA region includes the following protein-coding sequences:
- a CDS encoding M23 family metallopeptidase gives rise to the protein MNKKWIIFILITMVATIQASVVKQKHADTEKVKQQYASDVEKKEAIIKKIHALMKEINANVGGDEKLIVPVEPSQATDVVDHDEYAKKEIIPEKKQEEGKKGKEETFIAPTKGKMTSKYGYRENPVTKKYSFHKGIDIAAPKGTKVVASATGSVVTSQYMSNGYGNCIIIEHENNTKTLYAHLQKRLVKVGDVVQQGDQIGTVGATGRATGPHLHYEVYKGKQSINPEELIHY
- a CDS encoding methyltransferase, encoding MGIFKIIITIAGVIFWIILLPVIIALFSFKIIPIPFDTTELAGIGVVVGIIGLLISSWAVIVQITIGKGTPVPLLGPQKLIVTGPYRFCRNPMTLGLTMYYTGAGIIINHGIAAALLLAVVLFHILYDAFFEEKELVRKFGSDYIHYKTTTPFILPKIKLYKK
- a CDS encoding oxidoreductase, which encodes MNKKACVLGATGLVGSNLLSLLTNDNDYSAIHVITRRKLQLQASTVTQYIADFNNLETVANVFAVDDVFCCLGTTMKKAGSKEAFKQVDYEYVVKAAKLAHTQGAKQFLVVSAVGAHPHSLFFYNRIKGQMENDVASIPFTAVHIFRPSLLLGQRDERRFAEDIAQRCAKPLSYILKGPLKKYAPVEAKHVAQSMIQAAKANIPGIHIYEAL